The Pecten maximus chromosome 14, xPecMax1.1, whole genome shotgun sequence genome includes a region encoding these proteins:
- the LOC117342581 gene encoding uncharacterized PPE family protein PPE62-like: protein MLRFRQLNGDVVGSDVVGSGVVGSDVVGSGVVGSDVVGSGVVGSGVVGSGVVGSGVVGSGVVGSDVVGSDVVGSGVVGSGVVGSGVVGSGVVGSGVVGSDVVGSDVVVGSGVVRSGVVGSGVVGSGVVGSCVVGSGVVGSGVVGSGVVGSDVVVGSDVVGSGVVVGSGVVGSDVVGSDVVGSGVVGSDVVGSGVVGSDVVVGSGVVGSGVVGSDVVGSGVVGSDVVGSDVVGSGVVGSGVVGSGVVGCDCGR, encoded by the exons ATGCTACGTTTCCGACAACTAAATGG TGATGTGGTCGGTAGTGATGTGGTCGGTAGTGGTGTGGTCGGTAGTGATGTGGTCGGTAGTGGTGTGGTCGGTAGTGATGTGGTCGGTAGTGGTGTGGTCGGTAGTGGTGTGGTGGGTAGTGGTGTGGTCGGTAGTGGTGTGGTCGGTAGTGGTGTGGTCGGTAGTGATGTGGTCGGTAGTGATGTGGTCGGTAGTGGTGTGGTCGGTAGTGGTGTGGTCGGTAGTGGTGTGGTCGGTAGTGGTGTGGTCGGTAGTGGTGTGGTCGGTAGTGATGTGGTCGGTAGTGATGTGGTGGTCGGTAGTGGTGTGGTCCGTAGTGGTGTGGTCGGTAGTGGTGTGGTCGGTAGTGGTGTGGTCGGTAGTTGTGTGGTGGGTAGTGGTGTGGTCGGTAGTGGTGTGGTCGGTAGTGGTGTGGTCGGTAGTGATGTGGTGGTCGGTAGTGATGTGGTCGGTAGTGGTGTGGTGGTCGGTAGTGGTGTGGTCGGTAGTGATGTGGTCGGTAGTGATGTGGTCGGTAGTGGTGTGGTCGGTAGTGATGTGGTCGGTAGTGGTGTGGTCGGTAGTGATGTGGTGGTCGGTAGTGGTGTGGTCGGTAGTGGTGTGGTCGGTAGTGATGTGGTCGGTAGTGGTGTGGTCGGTAGTGATGTGGTCGGTAGTGATGTGGTCGGTAGTGGTGTGGTCGGTAGTGGTGTGGTCGGTAGTGGTGTGGTCGGTTGTGATTGTGGTCGGTAG
- the LOC117341697 gene encoding uncharacterized protein LOC117341697, which translates to MARCQRRDIPIPVLYVYKHLHVEKTRACRLLVKLLKMATDIETPSKKRKPNWSADECLYLTKLVEENKGVLRAKFGAGVTTQRKRETWRIISDKINASSCVSRSVEEVEKKWHNLHMKGKTELSDHRRQAVMTGGGPSSAPQISPIAEAVGNVIGLDNVSICGISGAVDTSMMMLLNTDQACSAISRSSDNLQPPNTVTMATEILPSSILSSLPSDSCTYPSLTTSYDSLKKQKLELEIENLKLQNQLLALKIKKITENEY; encoded by the exons ATGGCTCGTTGCCAAAGGCGTGACATCCCGATTCCCGTACTTtatgtttacaaacatttgCACGTGGAAAAAACACGTGCCTGTCGTCTGCTTGTCAAGTTATTGAAAATGGCTACAGACATAGAGACACCAAGCAAAAAGAGAAAGCCGAACTGGAGCGCGGATGAGTGCCTATATCTAACTAAACTTGTGGAGGAGAACAAGGGTGTGCTACGGGCAAAGTTTGGGGCCGGGGTAACTACCCAGAGGAAGAGGGAGACATGGCGAATAATCTCCGACAAAATTAACGCTTCGTCATGTGTCAGTCGTTCGGTGGAGGAAGTTGAGAAAAAATGGCACAATCTGCATATGAAGGGTAAAACAGAGCTGTCTGACCACAGGAGACAGGCTGTGATGACAG GTGGTGGTCCATCTTCTGCCCCTCAGATCAGCCCAATTGCCGAAGCTGTAGGAAATGTCATCGGCCTAGACAATGTGTCCATTTGTGGGATTAGTGGGGCAGTTGACACTTCAATGATGATGTTACTTAATACTGATCAAGCCTGTTCAGCTATTTCAAG ATCTTCAGACAATCTACAGCCCCCCAACACTGTAACCATGGCCACTGAAATCCTGCCCTCATCCATCTTGTCATCCTTGCCATCAGACTCCTGTACATATCCATCTCTGACAACATCCTATGACAGCCTCAAAAAGCAGAAACTGGAACTggaaattgaaaatttaaaattacaaaaccaGCTTCTAGCtttgaaaattaagaaaataactgaaaatgaatattga